The Pochonia chlamydosporia 170 chromosome 3, whole genome shotgun sequence genome contains the following window.
GAGGCGATTTGGACGTGGAAATGGGCAGCGTCCACAGAACGCACTGCCTTCTTTCACAACCTTTTGACAGGATTTCTAGCCACACATACCGACTGGCTCCAGGCCTTATGCGGCGCTTCATATCGTAAACGGGCGGCTTTAGCTCGTCGGAATAGGAACGAAGAAGATCTCTCCCTTCCGGCCCGAACCATCATCATATCAGACGATAAGATGGCTGCTCGTCGGCTGATCTTTCTCCTGTCCGCATTCCTtcccaccaaccagcaaatACCTACAGCTAGAGCGCATCGACCCAGCACATCTGCATCCATTGGAGGCTATTCCAACTCCCCGCCAACTTTTATCATACCTGTTTTGCGGGAAGAGTCTCTCCGTCGTAAAATCAATCGGCGCAGTGGGTTGAGACGAGCGTCACATTCCAGGACCACTAGCCAGAGCGCGAGAAACTCGACCATCACACCTCAATTTGCGCAGATTGGGCTCGACCGTAACCACCAAAGGCGAGCATCTGATGCTGCGTCGATTCGCACGACAAACTTACCTATGCCTGGTACCGACATTGTGACGCGGAAGAGTAGCGCGGCAACAACTACTACTATAATGCCCGAGACCACGACTCCTCACTTTACTAGTGTACAGCAGCGCGACAGCCAAAGGCGTCCACGACCCGGAAGCAGTGGCAGTGTTGCAGCCGACGACCTGAAGAGATCGCTCAAACGAGGCGACAGTGGTGGACAAGTTGGTGGCGTCTCACGACCGCCTAGCTCAGGTCTGAAATGGGGCAACCTGATGAGTGGACTATGGAGTCCTCGCCGAAGAGATTCGATGGATAGCGGCACATACAGTCAAGGCAGTGCCGATCTGCGATCTCCTGTAAAAGCAAGTTTTGGAAGGGTTGACAAGCTTTCTGAAATGGTTAGAGAATCTCCTGAAGAACGATTCGAAGCTGTTGTCAGAGACTCTCCTCGTGGTGTAAACCCCCATGATGTCGATGCCCCCAGAGACAGCTACAGCAGTGTACGTGGTCGAGGATCTTTTGCGCAGGCTGATCGCACACCGGATCCGAACGGTGCATTCGAATCCCCTGTCAAAACGTCCATCAATGCAGAGGATGGCGTGATCGATGTTGATGTACCCTTCCCAGACTACATTGCATCTTTCGAGTCGGCCATCAGCTCTCCCTCAAGCAGCGGGTATTTGTCGACCCCTGGGCTGCCAAATGGCCTGGAAACTTTTGACCAGACCCGCTTCGCCATTGAGGGAGATTTGCCACTTAATGCTGCGGGTTGGCTCAATCGATTTCATCCGGACTTTGCGCTTCAAGCTTTGCCTCCACAAGATAATCTCCTGGACAAAGTCAAGGCGGCTCTGCGGGCGgagccatcgccatcgccaacagcatcacAAGGGAACGAGTTGTCTGAGCGCTGGGTTGATGTTAGTAGCGTCATGATAGCTGATACCATCAATAACTCGATCACCCGCATTGTCTATCGCAGATTGGTAAGGCCGAAATCGCAAAATGATAGGGGGTCTGGCGGAAACCCATCCGGTGCATTTCATTCTGGTGGCCAGACGATGCTTACACCTTCTATCCTTCCTTATGAAACCCAACTGGAAGAAGAGTGGATTGAAGAACCAATCTTTACATGCGATGAAGCTTTGCGCGATGCTGTTGAGAAGGTGATACATTTCAACGGCGATGCCAGCAAGGGAAGctcgacaacctcatcttcaCAGACACCCAGTGACTTCCAAGGAAGCATTGAGAGTGACAGTACAATGCCGGACACGTTGTCGGAAGTCACCCAGCTTGCCAATCCTCCACTGGACGCTCCCAGGGTCCAATGCAGGACAGTCATTTTGTCCACGCTTGAAGACATGTTTCGCGAAGCCGTGGACAACCGCGACACGGACAACACTGGACCTACGGGCAGCAATCTCaatcgtcatcgtcaaagcATCTTGCGGGATGCCGTGCGGGCTTGGGTCACGAGCATGGACGCCGTCGAATGAAGCCTTTCTTATCGTCATCACATTGTCTCCTGCGGAAACACGCTTTTTAAACCCATTTAATTCCACATCAATTTTTCATCGGATAATAGAGACGGAACTCATGTTGCTCCGCCAATTTAATGGATCTTTCACATCCCGGTTTTGCTAattttcttgttttgatTTTGCGTCAGCATGCCAACCACGATACCCCAACGCGCATAAAGATTTCGCATTATTTATTCATTTTTTCCTCATTATTAGTCTTAGTCAAGGAATCCAGTAGTCCTTGCCTAGCATGGGTTGTTTCTTGCTGGCCTCATCTGTCGTTATCCATTGTTCAAGGTTTTGAATTTTACTTTGAGACGGATTTGTTTGGCTGGAAGAAGACTGCTCTATATACACACTTCTTTTATATTTGGAGCGATGGCGTCTAGGAAACGGGTCACTTGGGGTCTATGTATCCGTTTGCCCGTAGGGTTGCCCTTGTACTTGACATTCCTTGTTAGTATTAGCTTTCAGATACTAAGAATATTTTCGTATAGACCATTTCGTTCGTCTTGACACTCTAAGTGCATTTGACACCGGTTAACTGGTGAAATTCAAGCCGCTGTATTGCATGGATATGCCTTCTAATGTGACTAGtctacttcttctttgcaGGTCTAGCGTTCTTaagcctcttcttctccttttcttgtctCTCCTTGCGGATATCATGCGCCCCCTTGAGTTCCTTCTTACTGCCCATGCCATCCCTAAATCTACCCTGTCGCTTCTCTCTCGCCTCATCCACTCTCTTCTTGCGGACGTGGAAATCATCCCTATACTTATCTGCCTCCTTGGGCGCCTTATCCAACTTGTGCTTGTACCGTACGCCGCTGGGCAGTCCCTGCGTGGTGCCTGgcttctctgcctctcccACTCTGGGCAGTGATCGGACTCTCTGCGCCCTCTTCCATTTATCGTACCGCCCGGATTGGAATGTAGCGGCAATCTTGACGCCGGACTCTCCGGTAATCATCTTGCTGCCCTTGGAGCCGTCCTCGTCGTTGTCCCGGGACACGTActtcttggacttggcgtCCCAGCGCATCTTGGAGCGGGAAGGCTGGCCGAAGGATTTGGCGGTTTCGTCGTTTGTCAGGTCCATGGTTACGTCGCGGGCTGCTTCGACGAATCCGCCAGAGTGGACGCCGTAGCCGCGCTCCTCGGCGGCGTTGTGCGTGCGAGGGGTGTAGCTCATGAAGACTTCGGAGTCGCGCCAGTCTgttttgccctttttggcGCCTGTGTTGGAGACTGTTACTTCTagctcgtcgtcgtcgtcttcccagCCGTTGGGTTCTTCTGCGTCCGGTGCTTCATCGTCAGAGGCTGCTTCGTCAGAGTCCACATCCATGTCGTTGCCGTTGGGGTTCGTGGGGATGTCGTCGTCCTCGATGTCGCTTTCTTGTTTCTGCGGCTGTCTGTTCTTGGGTGTGATTTTCTTTCGGAGCTGTTTCATTACTTCTGCTGCTTCGGAGTGAGATTTATCGGTATGGCTGATTTCGAAAATTGTTTCCTGAGGTTTGAAGCTACTGATTCGGGCGAGCATGTCGGCGCGTGCTTGCTCCAtgccatcgacatcgtcgCCGAACAACCTGTGAAGCTGACTCCATCCCGTTGATGCTGCGATTTCTCTTGAACGTTTGGCGCTTTGGCTGGAGGCTGAGTTTCGGGTCTTGAGGTATAGCTTTTcggccttggcagcaacaccGCGGAGTGtgttgatgtcaacatcttcacGGAGAAGCTTGTTCATCCACTCAACGTTGGCTTCAACCATGTCTCGTTTCAAGGATCCCACGATAATATCGGATGCAAATGAAGGTTCATCACCTTCCTGACCCAAAACGAGTCTTCTGCCCAAAAAGAGCTGTAAGTCCAGCAGGTACGGTGCGTCCATGTCCCTGACCAAGCTATAACTCCAACCTCTTTGCCCGGCACGGGCCGTTCGACCGACTCGGTGCACAAAAATTTTGGGTTGCGACGGGAAGTCGTAGTTGATAACGTTGGCAAGAACAGGGATATCGATACCTCGGGCCGCCACGTCAGTGACAACGAGGATATTTGTTTTGCCTCGTCGAAAATCTTCAACCTGGTTTCTTCGGGCTGTCTGGTCGAGTGAGCCGTACACATGTGATACAGCGAATCCTGCCTCGTGAAGAACATTTGCGAGATATTCGACATGGTGTTTAGTAGCTGTGAAGACGATGGTTGAATGTTCCGTAGGTTTTCCACCACCGGTCTCGCCCCTCTTTCGTTTTTTCGATCCCTTCTCACCATCCTTGCTTGCGCTCTCAGGGGTACCCATGGGCATTTTGATGACATCGTGAAGAATGTGTAACAAAGCACCTTCTTTCTCTGCACCTTTGATAGAGAAGAAGGCACTTTCCAAGTCGGGTGATACCTTAGTTTCAGCGTCCAATCTAACGAGGCTGGGATCTTGCAAGCCGGCTCTAGCAAACTCGACTAATGAAGCGGGGAGGGTGGCAGAGAAGAGCAGTGTTTGCCGGGAGGGTGGCAGGGCGTGCAGAATTTCGGTAAGCTGGGCTGCGAAACCCATTTCGAAGAGTCGATCAGCTTCATCGAACACAACGTACTTGATAGACGATAAATCCAAGGACATTTCAACTTTCAAGTGTAGGAAACGACCGGGTGTGGCAATAACGATATCAGGGTTTGCCGCCATGTAGCCGAACTGCTCCTCCAAGCTGTCAccgccaacaagaagcacagCCTTGAGGTCAGTTCCCCTGGCAAATTCCTTGACAACCTTGAGAGTCTGTATAGCCAATTCTCGAGACGGTGACATGATGAGAGCTCTGCTGCCGAAGCGGGCGCTGTGTGCACGGAGTTTCTCAATCATGGGAATGACGAAAGCGCCAGTCTTTCCGGAACCAGTTCTCGCCATGCCGACGACATCTTTTCGGTCCAGTACAAGGGGGATCGTCTTTCTTTGAATGGGTGTAGGAACTGAGAAGCCTTTTCGTGTGATGGCTTTTAAGAGGTTTGCATTGAGGCCTGAAGAAGTTTTAGCATTGATAGACAACGGAGAGGTGATTAACTGGAGCTATCATAC
Protein-coding sequences here:
- a CDS encoding ATP-dependent RNA helicase DBP10 (similar to Coccidioides immitis RS XP_001246454.1) encodes the protein MPRRAASPAASEPELDILGSLYPGEDGDDNQGFAAGKDADFDDILNDPEGAEDGGDEAFIALQQAASYRKASNLKGRTVKKGGGFQAMGLNANLLKAITRKGFSVPTPIQRKTIPLVLDRKDVVGMARTGSGKTGAFVIPMIEKLRAHSARFGSRALIMSPSRELAIQTLKVVKEFARGTDLKAVLLVGGDSLEEQFGYMAANPDIVIATPGRFLHLKVEMSLDLSSIKYVVFDEADRLFEMGFAAQLTEILHALPPSRQTLLFSATLPASLVEFARAGLQDPSLVRLDAETKVSPDLESAFFSIKGAEKEGALLHILHDVIKMPMGTPESASKDGEKGSKKRKRGETGGGKPTEHSTIVFTATKHHVEYLANVLHEAGFAVSHVYGSLDQTARRNQVEDFRRGKTNILVVTDVAARGIDIPVLANVINYDFPSQPKIFVHRVGRTARAGQRGWSYSLVRDMDAPYLLDLQLFLGRRLVLGQEGDEPSFASDIIVGSLKRDMVEANVEWMNKLLREDVDINTLRGVAAKAEKLYLKTRNSASSQSAKRSREIAASTGWSQLHRLFGDDVDGMEQARADMLARISSFKPQETIFEISHTDKSHSEAAEVMKQLRKKITPKNRQPQKQESDIEDDDIPTNPNGNDMDVDSDEAASDDEAPDAEEPNGWEDDDDELEVTVSNTGAKKGKTDWRDSEVFMSYTPRTHNAAEERGYGVHSGGFVEAARDVTMDLTNDETAKSFGQPSRSKMRWDAKSKKYVSRDNDEDGSKGSKMITGESGVKIAATFQSGRYDKWKRAQRVRSLPRVGEAEKPGTTQGLPSGVRYKHKLDKAPKEADKYRDDFHVRKKRVDEAREKRQGRFRDGMGSKKELKGAHDIRKERQEKEKKRLKNARPAKKK